In Paenibacillus hexagrammi, the following are encoded in one genomic region:
- a CDS encoding carbohydrate ABC transporter permease, whose amino-acid sequence MYENDECEKSHWDQRLLDLTGYVFVGLISLACLIPFILIISGSFTSEASITSDGFRLWPKEFSLSAYSFALAHPQQFISSYVLTISLTVGGTLIGLFISAMAAYVLQRQDFEWRNGFAFFFYFTTLFNGGLVPWYILMVNYLHMKNTFWSLLLPPLLNVFYIIILRTFLRSIPDAITESAKIDGAGDFTIFVRLILPLAKPGLATIGLFTALNYWNDWFNSLLFVQDESLYTLQYLLYKMLGNLEGIRKVMAISGMHVADLPGESLKMALAILVTGPIVFLYPFVQRYFVQGLTVGSVKG is encoded by the coding sequence TTGTATGAAAACGATGAGTGTGAAAAAAGTCACTGGGATCAGCGCCTGTTGGATCTTACCGGGTACGTATTTGTAGGGCTGATTAGCTTGGCCTGCTTGATCCCTTTTATTCTGATTATAAGCGGCTCCTTTACAAGTGAAGCATCGATTACAAGCGACGGCTTTCGCCTTTGGCCTAAAGAATTTTCTTTGAGTGCCTACTCGTTTGCTCTAGCTCATCCGCAGCAGTTTATCAGTTCCTATGTACTGACGATCTCGTTAACAGTTGGGGGAACCTTAATCGGGCTCTTCATATCGGCCATGGCCGCATATGTGCTGCAGCGTCAGGATTTTGAGTGGAGAAACGGATTTGCTTTCTTCTTCTACTTCACCACTCTATTTAACGGAGGGCTCGTTCCGTGGTACATTCTGATGGTCAACTATCTGCATATGAAAAATACGTTCTGGTCGCTCCTGCTGCCGCCACTGTTGAACGTCTTCTATATCATCATCCTTCGAACTTTCCTGCGCAGTATTCCTGATGCGATTACTGAATCGGCGAAGATTGACGGGGCGGGGGACTTCACGATTTTCGTCCGCTTGATTCTGCCGCTGGCCAAGCCTGGTCTTGCTACAATTGGATTGTTCACAGCACTTAATTATTGGAATGATTGGTTTAACTCTCTCTTGTTCGTACAGGATGAGTCCTTATACACGCTCCAGTACCTTCTATATAAAATGCTAGGCAATCTGGAGGGTATCCGCAAGGTCATGGCGATCTCCGGTATGCATGTAGCCGACCTGCCTGGAGAAAGCTTGAAGATGGCGCTCGCCATTCTCGTAACAGGTCCGATCGTGTTCCTGTATCCGTTCGTTCAACGTTATTTTGTACAAGGCTTAACCGTAGGCTCTGTGAAAGGGTAA
- a CDS encoding ABC transporter substrate-binding protein gives MDWGEYQQKYPLMFAANEDFDLVFSATWSYYAQQSVKNGYMELTEDMLKKYAPKTWAEEPKVAWEQAKVNGKIYMVPQNNFEYSYHMIGIRGDLREKYNLPELKTYDDYTNYLKVIAEKEKGYTPSIGASEFNTVELLQPNEWTYVVPQLPIAYKVTDPSSAIFNYVETPEFVTYAQKMYDTQKSGAWARDVIASKIDKQQAFKDGKLASLEWNLGTLLRAKSELQTTHPDWKMELYDLSGDKKRLANPFINNGMSIHAGSKNAERALMAIDLLRYDPEIHDLTNYGIKGKHYEAIGDDQFKPLPASKDFPPAGTCPWGWNSLHERLDSTVAEETAKFTNNWKQTVTVNHPLETFTFDDSKVKNEVAAVSNVMDAFGKPIFYGLVDPNDASHGVKVFNEKLKQAGIDKIIAEMQNQANPLLKK, from the coding sequence TTGGACTGGGGCGAGTACCAGCAGAAATATCCGCTGATGTTCGCGGCTAATGAAGACTTCGATCTTGTATTCTCTGCTACTTGGTCCTACTACGCACAACAGTCCGTGAAGAACGGCTATATGGAACTGACCGAGGACATGCTGAAGAAGTATGCGCCAAAGACATGGGCGGAAGAGCCAAAGGTCGCTTGGGAGCAGGCGAAAGTAAACGGCAAGATCTACATGGTTCCGCAAAATAACTTCGAGTACAGCTATCACATGATCGGAATCCGCGGAGACTTGAGAGAGAAATACAATCTGCCTGAGCTGAAAACCTATGACGATTATACGAATTACTTGAAGGTCATTGCCGAGAAAGAAAAGGGCTACACGCCTAGTATTGGCGCCAGCGAGTTCAACACGGTAGAGCTGCTTCAACCGAATGAGTGGACCTATGTCGTACCTCAGCTGCCGATTGCATATAAAGTTACGGATCCGTCCAGCGCGATTTTTAACTATGTAGAGACTCCTGAATTCGTAACCTATGCTCAAAAAATGTACGACACGCAAAAGAGCGGTGCATGGGCTCGCGACGTTATCGCCTCCAAAATTGATAAACAGCAAGCCTTCAAGGACGGTAAGCTAGCCTCTCTGGAATGGAACCTGGGAACGCTGCTGCGTGCGAAATCCGAGCTCCAAACCACGCATCCGGATTGGAAAATGGAATTGTATGACCTGAGCGGCGATAAGAAGCGCCTTGCGAATCCGTTTATCAACAACGGTATGTCGATTCATGCAGGTTCCAAAAATGCAGAACGCGCTCTGATGGCGATTGACCTGCTGCGTTACGATCCAGAAATTCACGATCTGACGAACTATGGTATTAAAGGCAAGCACTACGAAGCGATCGGCGACGATCAGTTCAAACCGCTTCCTGCTTCCAAAGACTTCCCGCCTGCCGGCACATGCCCTTGGGGTTGGAACTCGCTGCATGAGCGTCTGGATTCCACTGTAGCTGAGGAAACAGCGAAATTCACAAATAATTGGAAACAAACAGTAACAGTCAACCACCCGCTTGAAACCTTCACATTCGACGATTCCAAAGTGAAAAATGAAGTAGCGGCTGTCAGCAACGTGATGGATGCGTTCGGCAAACCGATTTTCTACGGATTGGTCGATCCTAATGATGCAAGCCATGGTGTGAAAGTATTTAATGAGAAATTAAAGCAAGCCGGCATTGATAAAATCATTGCTGAGATGCAAAATCAAGCCAATCCGCTTCTGAAAAAGTAA
- a CDS encoding ABC transporter permease codes for MKHTLWDRVRANRTLLFMIAPATLYFLLFSYVPMAGIVLAFKQYRYDLGILHSPWVGFDNFRFFFITGDAFKVTRNTLLYNAAFIVINNVLQIAVAILMAEVGSKLFRKTAQTLMFLPYFLSWVVVGAVAYNLFNYEHGTINTLLKSLGMTPLDIYTTSEYWKYILVFFSAWKAVGYGAVFYMASILSIDKETYEAAEIDGANVFQRIFFITLPSLRPTIIILVLLAIGNIFRGDFGLFYQLVGNNGLLYESTDVIDTFVYRSLTVNNEIGMSSAIGFYQSVLCFVTIMLTNYIVRKKDKENALF; via the coding sequence ATGAAACATACGTTGTGGGATAGAGTCAGGGCAAACCGGACATTGTTATTCATGATTGCGCCCGCGACACTGTACTTCTTGCTCTTCAGTTACGTCCCAATGGCTGGCATTGTACTCGCTTTCAAACAGTACCGGTACGACCTCGGCATTCTGCACTCACCCTGGGTCGGATTCGATAACTTCCGATTTTTCTTCATTACGGGGGATGCGTTTAAAGTAACACGGAATACGCTGCTTTACAACGCGGCATTTATTGTTATCAACAACGTGCTGCAAATTGCAGTCGCCATTCTGATGGCGGAAGTCGGCAGCAAGCTGTTCCGGAAAACAGCGCAAACCTTAATGTTCCTGCCCTACTTCTTATCCTGGGTAGTTGTGGGAGCGGTTGCGTATAATCTCTTCAATTACGAGCACGGTACGATCAATACGTTACTGAAATCGCTGGGTATGACGCCGCTGGATATTTACACGACCTCGGAATATTGGAAATACATTCTGGTCTTTTTCTCAGCTTGGAAAGCGGTAGGATATGGAGCGGTATTCTATATGGCTTCAATCCTAAGCATTGACAAGGAAACGTATGAGGCTGCCGAGATTGACGGAGCGAACGTTTTCCAGCGGATTTTCTTCATCACACTGCCTTCACTGAGACCGACGATTATCATTCTGGTGCTGCTTGCGATCGGGAACATTTTCAGAGGCGACTTTGGACTCTTTTACCAGCTTGTGGGCAATAATGGCTTGCTGTATGAATCTACGGATGTCATCGACACGTTCGTGTATCGATCTCTCACTGTCAATAATGAAATCGGGATGTCCTCAGCAATCGGCTTTTACCAATCGGTTCTGTGCTTCGTTACCATCATGCTGACGAATTACATCGTCCGGAAGAAGGACAAAGAGAATGCACTATTTTAA
- a CDS encoding glycosyl hydrolase 53 family protein — protein sequence MKKLFASVLASLLVGTALPAAVLADEAGPVYGDIHINPIEGMNSDFIKGADVSMLKQIEISGGKFYDNGVEKDALQILKDHGVNWVRLRVWNNPVDANGKPLGGGNNDKARTIEIAKRAKDLGLKVLLDFHYSDFWADPSKQNKPAAWVGLNTEQLQQALYDYTADVVSGMRDNGAMPDMVQIGNETNSGMVWPDGQTSGSGGYDGWANLVKQGVQAVRDNDPNNGDPALRTKIMIHLADGGDNALYRRNFDQLTARNVDFDIIGFSYYPYWHGTMQQLKANMEDIGARYHKQVLVAENAYAYTLDDADQFSNNFGPSQEQLGGYKATIQGQAQEVHDVMDTVAHVSGGLGVFYWEPDWIPVKGAEWSSADGEGNGWENQAMFDFNGNALPSLDVFNRVSDSSSGQPFVATATTVQPVDIHMSVGGTLLLPDKVRVEFTDDSVRSLPVEWQQPNTDDLKHPGTVTLQGTIDGAALPATAVITVQGATNYVSNAGFELGDGSSWTIEGDSNAVKVVSDSANAHNSEYALHYSLNQDMPFTVSQKITGLKNGTYTLKAWSQGGGGENSLKLFANGYGGKEKTADIVNTGWVQWKHPEITNIEVTNGEITIGVQADGKNGNWGNIDDFELYTDSTEMTITAPDSVKKGQQFMVQVGNNGLVDTLYAQDFKLQYDPAAMDFVSAQSADAKTLLLANEPVGSGMQRFIVAHDGGKSTDTGTLNLTFQAKSVTDATYGDIRILSAEWGGTPGSALVEPALLGSKRIAVTNASNGGNKSSGRGGASSSSTEKKVEKGVNGSIKVTQKPTLQANKMAMAAISADDWKQLIEAGSNSNSAITLSIDAIDGAEGYAQSLPASVLQAAGSGQSITINTPLGSVTVPADMLLSQHLSGSDQVVIRIGKVNTASFGESLKNQLGNKPVVDLSLQASGKTIAWNNADTPVTAAIPYTPTAEELQHPNHLTVWYINDKGKAEAIPNAAYDAESNSVVFTTHHFSNYAVAYVERSFADLSGYDWAKQAVESLASKGITNGTSETSFSPQSSVTRADFLVMLMRALGLSASVDANFTDVKQGVYYYEAVGAAKKLGIAAGYEDGTFAPNAPISREDLMVLTARALKLSKNWNPQTDASTVLKSYEDASAIQPYAVQAIAALIQSGVVSGNGTGLAPQADTSRAETAVIIYRALQLK from the coding sequence ATGAAAAAGCTATTCGCAAGTGTCTTAGCTTCCTTACTGGTAGGAACAGCTTTGCCTGCGGCTGTCTTGGCTGATGAAGCAGGACCTGTATACGGCGATATCCACATCAATCCCATCGAAGGAATGAACTCGGATTTCATCAAGGGCGCCGATGTGTCCATGCTGAAGCAGATTGAGATCAGCGGGGGCAAGTTCTATGATAACGGCGTGGAGAAGGACGCGCTGCAGATTCTGAAGGATCACGGCGTCAACTGGGTGCGGCTGCGCGTGTGGAACAACCCTGTCGATGCCAACGGCAAGCCGCTGGGTGGCGGTAATAACGATAAAGCGAGAACCATCGAAATCGCGAAGAGAGCGAAGGATCTAGGGCTTAAGGTGCTGCTTGATTTCCATTACAGCGACTTTTGGGCGGATCCTAGCAAGCAGAATAAGCCTGCGGCTTGGGTTGGCTTAAATACAGAGCAGCTGCAGCAAGCGCTCTACGATTATACGGCGGACGTTGTCAGCGGAATGCGCGATAACGGGGCCATGCCCGATATGGTGCAGATCGGAAACGAGACGAACAGCGGCATGGTATGGCCCGATGGGCAAACGTCGGGCAGCGGCGGCTATGACGGCTGGGCGAATCTCGTGAAGCAAGGCGTGCAGGCCGTTCGGGATAACGATCCGAATAACGGTGACCCGGCGCTCCGCACGAAAATCATGATTCATCTGGCTGACGGTGGAGATAACGCGCTGTATCGACGCAATTTTGATCAATTGACCGCCCGCAATGTTGATTTCGATATCATTGGCTTCTCCTATTATCCATATTGGCACGGAACGATGCAGCAGCTGAAAGCGAACATGGAGGATATTGGCGCTAGATATCATAAGCAAGTGCTTGTAGCAGAGAATGCGTATGCGTATACGCTGGACGATGCTGATCAATTTTCCAACAATTTCGGACCGTCCCAAGAACAGCTTGGCGGCTACAAAGCGACCATTCAGGGACAAGCGCAGGAGGTTCATGATGTTATGGACACCGTGGCCCATGTCTCCGGGGGCTTAGGTGTGTTTTACTGGGAGCCTGACTGGATTCCGGTAAAAGGCGCAGAGTGGAGCTCCGCAGACGGCGAGGGCAACGGCTGGGAGAATCAGGCGATGTTCGATTTTAACGGCAATGCGCTTCCTTCGCTGGATGTGTTCAACCGAGTATCCGACTCGTCCTCAGGCCAGCCTTTTGTTGCAACCGCTACGACGGTTCAACCGGTGGATATTCATATGAGTGTAGGCGGCACGCTGCTGTTACCAGACAAAGTGAGGGTTGAATTTACGGACGATTCCGTGAGAAGCTTGCCTGTTGAATGGCAGCAGCCGAACACGGATGATTTGAAGCATCCTGGGACTGTAACGCTTCAGGGCACGATCGATGGCGCTGCTTTACCGGCAACAGCCGTCATTACGGTGCAAGGTGCTACCAATTATGTGAGCAATGCGGGCTTTGAGCTGGGGGACGGCAGCAGTTGGACGATCGAAGGCGACAGCAATGCCGTCAAAGTCGTATCCGATAGCGCTAACGCTCACAACAGTGAGTACGCTCTGCATTACTCATTGAATCAGGATATGCCGTTTACCGTATCTCAAAAGATTACCGGACTGAAAAACGGCACCTATACGCTGAAAGCTTGGTCGCAAGGCGGGGGTGGCGAGAACAGCCTAAAGCTCTTTGCAAACGGCTATGGCGGTAAAGAAAAGACGGCCGATATCGTGAATACGGGATGGGTTCAGTGGAAGCATCCTGAGATTACGAATATTGAAGTGACCAACGGCGAAATCACCATTGGTGTACAAGCGGACGGGAAGAACGGCAACTGGGGAAATATCGATGACTTCGAGCTGTACACCGATTCGACGGAAATGACAATTACAGCCCCGGACAGTGTAAAGAAAGGGCAGCAATTTATGGTACAGGTTGGAAATAACGGTCTTGTAGATACTCTCTATGCGCAGGATTTCAAGCTGCAATATGATCCGGCTGCGATGGATTTCGTGTCAGCTCAGAGCGCAGATGCCAAGACGCTGCTGCTGGCCAATGAGCCGGTTGGAAGCGGCATGCAGCGCTTTATCGTGGCTCATGATGGAGGTAAGTCAACCGACACCGGAACCTTGAATCTGACGTTTCAAGCCAAGTCAGTGACCGATGCGACGTATGGAGACATCCGCATTCTTAGTGCCGAATGGGGTGGAACTCCTGGGTCTGCTCTCGTTGAGCCTGCTCTTTTAGGATCGAAGCGAATTGCTGTGACGAATGCAAGCAATGGCGGAAACAAGAGTTCAGGAAGAGGTGGTGCTTCAAGCTCGAGCACAGAGAAGAAGGTAGAAAAAGGGGTTAACGGTTCCATCAAGGTTACGCAGAAGCCTACGCTGCAGGCGAACAAAATGGCTATGGCCGCCATCAGCGCGGATGATTGGAAGCAGTTGATCGAAGCAGGATCGAATTCAAATAGTGCGATTACATTGAGCATAGACGCGATCGATGGAGCGGAGGGCTACGCGCAAAGCTTGCCAGCAAGTGTTCTTCAAGCTGCAGGAAGCGGTCAATCCATAACGATCAACACTCCTTTAGGATCGGTTACGGTTCCTGCCGACATGCTGCTTAGCCAGCACTTGTCCGGAAGCGACCAGGTTGTGATCCGCATCGGTAAAGTTAACACGGCATCCTTCGGCGAGTCACTGAAGAATCAATTAGGTAATAAGCCGGTCGTTGACCTGAGCTTACAAGCATCTGGTAAAACGATTGCCTGGAACAATGCTGATACACCTGTGACCGCAGCTATTCCGTACACGCCTACGGCTGAGGAACTGCAGCATCCCAATCACCTGACGGTTTGGTATATCAATGATAAAGGTAAGGCAGAGGCTATTCCGAACGCAGCATATGATGCCGAGAGTAATAGCGTTGTGTTTACTACCCATCATTTTAGCAACTATGCAGTAGCTTATGTGGAGCGATCCTTTGCCGATTTGTCCGGATATGATTGGGCGAAGCAAGCCGTCGAATCCCTAGCTTCCAAGGGGATTACGAATGGAACTTCCGAGACGAGCTTTAGTCCTCAATCCTCCGTTACACGTGCTGATTTCCTGGTCATGCTTATGCGGGCACTTGGTTTAAGCGCCTCGGTGGATGCTAATTTTACAGATGTGAAGCAAGGAGTCTACTATTACGAAGCAGTTGGGGCAGCCAAGAAGCTTGGCATTGCTGCTGGATATGAAGACGGTACGTTTGCTCCGAATGCTCCAATCAGCAGGGAAGACTTGATGGTGCTCACAGCAAGAGCGCTTAAGCTGAGTAAGAACTGGAATCCGCAGACGGATGCTTCTACTGTCCTGAAGTCCTATGAGGATGCTTCGGCCATTCAGCCGTATGCAGTTCAAGCTATTGCTGCTCTGATTCAAAGCGGCGTAGTAAGCGGCAACGGTACCGGTTTGGCACCGCAAGCCGATACAAGTAGAGCGGAAACAGCCGTGATCATCTATCGGGCATTGCAATTGAAATAG
- a CDS encoding Ig-like domain-containing protein produces the protein MRSVRVKMKRKSGILAVSLLAFSLVAGGVGVSANEPVNYVQNPGFEDSNSNAWVFQDISGAATINGNNTHAGSKALNYWLGSPFEFTVSQTITGLPDGRYSVSASVEGGGGESEAQLFAKDFGGAELTSDYTNTGWAVWSQPQITHINVVNGQCTIGFHIKGNSGNWGSMDDVVLTRIGELETDAVPLTINPIEVDAFVHDVPSLPSVIKAVYADDQSAIRTPVQWEAMDSSTFASPGTFTVQGSAEGFGQPVTATVHVTYKPIDLNGDSVVNALDLAWATYALHAHIGDAKWDEVKAADINNDGVIDQADLGLIVAGMVSAP, from the coding sequence ATGAGAAGCGTTAGAGTTAAAATGAAACGTAAATCGGGCATCCTCGCAGTGAGTCTGCTTGCCTTTAGCCTTGTGGCAGGAGGCGTCGGCGTATCAGCGAATGAGCCTGTCAACTATGTGCAAAACCCCGGATTTGAGGATTCGAATTCGAATGCCTGGGTGTTTCAAGACATCTCAGGAGCTGCCACGATTAATGGCAATAACACGCACGCCGGGTCCAAGGCGCTGAATTATTGGCTGGGTTCACCTTTCGAATTTACCGTTTCCCAGACAATAACCGGTCTTCCTGACGGCAGATATTCCGTATCCGCATCTGTAGAAGGCGGGGGCGGGGAGTCGGAAGCGCAGCTGTTTGCCAAAGATTTTGGCGGAGCGGAGCTGACTTCCGATTACACCAATACAGGCTGGGCAGTTTGGAGTCAGCCGCAGATTACGCATATTAACGTCGTGAACGGACAGTGCACGATCGGCTTCCATATCAAGGGCAACAGCGGCAATTGGGGTTCCATGGACGATGTGGTGCTGACGCGAATCGGCGAATTGGAGACGGACGCGGTGCCACTCACGATCAATCCGATTGAAGTGGATGCTTTCGTTCATGACGTTCCGAGTCTGCCAAGTGTTATCAAAGCGGTGTACGCAGACGATCAGTCCGCGATCCGTACACCGGTTCAGTGGGAAGCGATGGACAGCTCCACCTTTGCTTCGCCTGGAACGTTTACAGTACAGGGAAGTGCGGAAGGCTTCGGACAGCCGGTGACGGCTACGGTTCATGTTACTTATAAGCCGATCGATTTGAACGGGGATTCGGTCGTCAATGCACTAGATCTTGCCTGGGCGACTTATGCCCTGCATGCCCACATTGGTGATGCAAAATGGGACGAAGTGAAAGCGGCGGATATCAACAACGATGGAGTTATTGATCAAGCTGACCTGGGACTTATTGTCGCTGGGATGGTAAGCGCACCTTAA
- a CDS encoding beta-galactosidase produces the protein MKKFSPIHPKVTGFLHGADYNPDQWQKYPHILEEDIRLMKLAKCNVMSVAIFGWSALEPEEGRFTFEWLDNVLDRFAQNGIYAFLATPSGARPAWMSAKYPEVLRAAPNRVRNLHGQRHNHCYTSPVYREKVTIMNSKLAERYSSHPAVIGWHISNEYGGDCHCDFCQDAFRGWLKNKYGSLEVLNDAWWTSFWSHTITDWSQIESPAPHGESMVHAMNLDWKRFVTDQTVDFCNHEIGPLKAVNPQLPVTTNFMEGFEGLNYWKFSNVLDFISWDAYPTWHDKDDESDLAAWFALNHDLFRSLKKGQPFLLMESTPSLTNWQEVSKLKKPGMHLLSSIQAVAHGSDSVQYFQWRKSRGSSEKLHGAVVDHAGHEHTRVFRDVTEVGETLEQLSEVLGTSVSPEVALIFDWENRWAVKDSQGPRNIGIKYEETVRQFYKPLWKRGVPVDIIDMECDFSSYKVLLAPMLYMVRPGVAERIERFVENGGTFVATYWSGIVDENDLCFLGGFPGPLRKTLGIWSEEIDGLHDGQVNGVKWNEDNSLHIQGTFEARELCDLIHLEGAEALAAYTSDFYAGRPALTVNRLGKGKAYYIASRNDEQFQQAMMDALVNEAGVARVIESALPNGVTAQLRSDGTNDYVFLLNFSNEVVEVNLDSCTYVNLLTSESVPGSVDLKPYGVQILKREAK, from the coding sequence GTGAAGAAATTCTCACCTATTCATCCGAAAGTGACAGGCTTCCTGCATGGAGCTGACTATAATCCCGACCAATGGCAAAAGTATCCGCACATCTTGGAAGAAGATATCCGGCTCATGAAGCTGGCCAAATGCAACGTCATGTCCGTTGCGATCTTCGGCTGGTCGGCGCTGGAGCCGGAAGAAGGGCGGTTTACATTTGAGTGGCTGGACAATGTACTTGATCGATTCGCGCAAAACGGCATCTACGCATTCCTTGCGACTCCAAGCGGAGCAAGACCTGCATGGATGTCGGCCAAATACCCCGAGGTGCTGCGGGCAGCGCCTAACCGGGTGCGCAATCTTCACGGGCAGCGGCACAATCACTGCTACACGTCTCCCGTGTATCGTGAGAAAGTAACAATCATGAACAGCAAGCTGGCCGAAAGGTACTCGTCCCACCCTGCCGTCATCGGCTGGCATATCTCCAATGAATATGGCGGAGATTGCCACTGTGATTTTTGCCAGGATGCTTTTCGAGGCTGGTTGAAGAACAAGTACGGTTCCTTGGAAGTGCTCAACGATGCCTGGTGGACGAGCTTCTGGAGCCATACGATTACCGATTGGTCGCAGATCGAATCGCCTGCACCGCACGGAGAGAGCATGGTACATGCGATGAATCTGGACTGGAAGCGGTTTGTCACCGATCAAACGGTCGATTTTTGCAATCATGAGATTGGGCCGCTTAAGGCTGTGAACCCGCAGCTGCCGGTGACGACCAACTTTATGGAAGGATTCGAGGGGCTTAATTATTGGAAATTTAGCAATGTACTTGATTTTATCTCCTGGGATGCTTATCCGACTTGGCATGACAAAGATGATGAGAGTGATTTAGCGGCATGGTTCGCGCTCAATCATGATTTGTTCCGTTCTTTGAAAAAGGGCCAGCCGTTTCTTCTAATGGAAAGCACGCCAAGCTTGACGAACTGGCAGGAGGTCAGCAAGCTGAAAAAGCCGGGTATGCACCTGCTTTCCTCCATACAAGCTGTGGCCCATGGCTCGGATTCGGTTCAGTATTTCCAATGGCGCAAGAGCAGGGGCTCTAGCGAAAAGCTTCACGGCGCTGTGGTTGACCATGCCGGTCACGAGCATACCCGCGTATTTCGCGATGTGACGGAGGTAGGAGAGACACTTGAGCAGCTAAGCGAAGTGCTGGGTACGTCTGTTAGCCCGGAAGTTGCGCTGATTTTTGACTGGGAAAATCGCTGGGCGGTTAAGGATTCCCAAGGCCCGCGTAATATCGGCATCAAGTATGAGGAAACGGTGCGTCAGTTCTACAAGCCGCTTTGGAAGCGGGGAGTTCCGGTTGATATCATCGATATGGAGTGCGACTTCTCCTCGTACAAGGTCTTGCTGGCACCTATGCTGTATATGGTAAGACCCGGTGTAGCCGAACGGATCGAACGTTTTGTGGAAAATGGCGGTACCTTTGTCGCCACCTACTGGTCGGGCATCGTGGATGAGAACGATCTGTGCTTCCTCGGAGGCTTCCCCGGACCGCTGCGCAAGACGCTGGGCATTTGGTCTGAAGAAATCGACGGGCTGCATGACGGGCAAGTGAACGGTGTGAAGTGGAACGAGGACAATAGCCTGCACATTCAAGGAACTTTTGAAGCCAGAGAGCTGTGTGACCTGATCCATTTAGAGGGAGCTGAGGCGCTTGCCGCCTACACAAGTGATTTTTATGCAGGACGTCCTGCTTTGACGGTAAATCGTCTTGGAAAAGGTAAAGCTTACTACATCGCAAGCAGGAACGACGAACAGTTTCAGCAGGCAATGATGGATGCGCTTGTTAATGAAGCTGGCGTTGCGCGAGTCATCGAATCTGCACTCCCGAATGGAGTTACTGCACAGTTGAGGTCAGACGGAACGAACGACTATGTGTTTTTGCTGAATTTTAGCAATGAAGTGGTTGAGGTTAATCTTGACTCGTGTACGTATGTGAATCTGCTGACGAGTGAATCTGTTCCAGGATCGGTAGACTTGAAGCCTTACGGAGTTCAAATTCTGAAGCGAGAAGCAAAGTAA